Proteins encoded by one window of Nicotiana tabacum cultivar K326 chromosome 10, ASM71507v2, whole genome shotgun sequence:
- the LOC142165374 gene encoding uncharacterized protein LOC142165374 yields the protein MAELLPEVLWAYRATPKSSTGETPYSLVYGTGVVIPVEVGEPSLRYSNESGTGNDKSRLQDLDEVEERRDMAHIRMVAQKQQVERYYNKRAKVRLLKVGDYVLKAKTQASKDPNEGKLRTNWDGPYKIVAAASK from the coding sequence ATGGCTGAACTACTACCTgaagtattatgggcataccgcGCTACGCCAAAATCCAGCACAGGAGAAACGCCATACTCACTGGTCTATGGGACCGGCGTAGTTATACCCGTCGAGGTCGGGGAGCCCAGCTTGAGATACTCCAACGAGAGCGGAACAGGCAACGACAAAAGTAGGCTACAAGATCTGGATGAAGTAGAAGAACGAAGAGACATGGCCcacataagaatggtagcccagAAGCAGCAagtagaaagatactacaacaagaGAGCCAAGGTGCGACTACTCAAAGTTGGCGACTACGtcctcaaggccaaaacacaagcatCAAAAGACCCTAATGAGGGAAAATTGAGGACGAACTGGGACGGACCATATAAAATCGTAGCAGCAGCAAGCAAATAA
- the LOC107810720 gene encoding glutaredoxin-C9-like: MQQALPYKSSCLSLTLKDPKPLNQMNHSTTSSSSSTCMYVKGSKEELKNMVKDNAVIVVGRRGCCMSHVVKRLLQCLGANPAIYDIEEQDENEVIDELENIVDGSDDRKKGGRLQLPAVFVGGELFGGLDRIMAAHITGELTPVLKQAGALWL; the protein is encoded by the coding sequence ATGCAACAAGCACTTCCTTACAAATCATCATGTTTATCTTTAACTTTAAAAGATCCCAAACCCCTCAACCAAATGAATCATAGTACCaccagcagcagcagtagtactTGTATGTATGTTAAAGGTTCAAAAGAGGAATTGAAGAATATGGTTAAAGACAACGCTGTTATAGTTGTTGGTAGACGAGGTTGTTGTATGAGCCATGTTGTCAAACGTTTGTTGCAGTGTTTGGGAGCTAATCCTGCTATTTATGATATTGAGGAACAAGATGAAAATGAGGTTATTGATGAGCTGGAGAATATTGTCGACGGCAGTGATGATCGGAAAAAGGGTGGTCGTTTGCAGTTGCCGGCGGTGTTTGTCGGAGGAGAATTGTTTGGAGGTTTGGATCGGATTATGGCAGCTCATATTACTGGCGAGTTGACTCCTGTATTGAAACAAGCTGGAGCTTTGTggctttga
- the LOC107810719 gene encoding uncharacterized protein LOC107810719, with protein sequence MDAKALAKSKRAHSLHLNKKHNPHHASKASSAGSGASTTGDKKPTVKQVKEKPKSKLPSNWDRYEEEYASDSENAPQGGANKASDVVVPKSKGADYAYLLSEAQAQFQYSSESIPLYDDVLDDFYQGLGALLSAKRQSKLSWIAEDNFAMEDKAPPPSKASFLSLDLHALSEQLERASLSERLFIEPDLLPLEPCAEASQAAAEEKRQGGLSSSKSSTAEKDSNSLTSTSVYEGNKNRHQHSEFSHLGTTTGSSWHPTSADEPSNPLSAYGDEAGKSEGAGINDSLLCASELNTSSVAKKPSAFKATAAEAELDMLLDSVSEIEIFESTNAIDQSSPCSVAQAGTPTPLSEGTSSRSEDSSQPKRDHDLAKPAISDLSLDDSLDDLLRETSTVTNKNDGLPSNEVNSTAGHTASASQPVSKSKIMDDFDSWFDTL encoded by the exons ATGGATGCAAAAGCATTGGCAAAGTCGAAGAGAGCTCATTCATTACATTTAAATAAGAAGCATAATCCACATCATGCATCTAAGGCTTCTTCCGCTGGTTCTGGCGCTTCTACTACCGGCGATAAGAAGCCTACTGTCAAGCAAGTTAAGGAAAAACCTAAATCGAAGCTCCCTTCGAATTGGGATCGGTATGAAGAAGAATATGCTTCTGATTCTGAAAATGCACCCCAGGGAGGTGCAAATAAGGCAAGTGATGTGGTCGTGCCGAAAAGTAAAGGAGCAGATTATGCGTATTTGCTTTCCGAGGCTCAGGCTCAGTTTCAATATTCTTCTGAGAGTATTCCTTTATATGATGATGTTTTAGATG ACTTTTATCAGGGGCTTGGTGCATTACTCTCTGCCAAAAGGCAAAGCAAGTTGTCATGGATAGCGGAAGACAATTTTGCAATGGAAGATAAGGCACCTCCTCCGAGTAAG GCATCATTTCTTTCACTTGACCTGCATGCTCTTTCAGAGCAGCTTGAAAGAGCAAGTCTATCAGAGAGGCTTTTCATTGAACCAGATCTTCTTCCTTTGGAACCA TGCGCCGAGGCGTCGCAAGCAGCAGCTGAAGAGAAACGTCAAGGGGGTCTATCTTCAAGCAAGAGTTCAACCGCGGAAAAAGATTCCAATTCATTGACCTCCACTAGTGTCTATGAAGGCAACAAAAACAGACATCAGCATTCTGAATTCTCGCATCTGGGCACCACAACCGGCAGCAGTTGGCATCCAACTTCAGCTGATGAGCCCTCTAACCCTTTGAGTGCTTATGGGGACGAGGCTGGAAAATCTGAAGGAGCTGGAATAAATGATTCACTACTGTGTGCTTCAGAATTAAACACGAGCTCTGTTGCGAAGAAACCGTCTGCATTTAAGGCAACAGCTGCAGAAGCAGAGCTTGACATGCTTCTTGATTCAGTCAGTGAGATTgaaatttttgaatccactaaTGCAATTGATCAGTCTAGTCCTTGCTCCGTGGCACAAGCAGGAACACCAACTCCGTTATCAGAAGGGACTTCATCTAGGTCGGAGGACTCCAGCCAGCCCAAGAGAGACCATGATTTGGCTAAACCTGCAATATCAGATCTCAGTCTGGATGATTCACTGGATGACCTTCTCAGAGAAACATCCACTGTAACTAACAAAAACGATGGTTTGCCATCTAATGAAGTAAACTCCACTGCTGGTCATACAGCCTCTGCTTCTCAACCGGTCTCCAAGTCTAAAATTATGGATGATTTTGATTCATGGTTTGACACATTGTAA